The following are from one region of the Sulfurimicrobium lacus genome:
- a CDS encoding PilT/PilU family type 4a pilus ATPase, which produces MSDTRSLLQLMVDKGASDLLLTAETPPHIKIDGVTSPVDMPALKAGESKALAYAFMTKRQSKEFEETKESNFAVSVDGIGRFRLNVYYQRGEVSVAIRQIKSTIPSFDELGLPQQARELSLLRRGLVLMVGAAGTGKSTTMAAMVDYRAKHMDGHILTIEDPIEYCFAHGRSVVEQREVGLDTLSFGDALRNAMREAPDVIVIGEIRDRETAQHAIMYAEAGVLCISTMHSNNANQAIERIINYFPEDIRRQVLLDLSLNLKGVIAQRLLPGTNGKQALATGVLLQSAYVSELIQNGKVDVLKEAMKKGIEEGMQVFDESLFKLYKGGRISYEDALRNADSRTDLALRIKLS; this is translated from the coding sequence ATGAGCGATACGAGAAGCCTTTTGCAGCTGATGGTGGACAAAGGTGCGTCCGATCTGCTTTTGACGGCCGAGACCCCCCCGCATATCAAGATCGATGGAGTAACCAGCCCGGTCGATATGCCCGCGCTCAAAGCGGGCGAGTCGAAAGCGCTGGCGTACGCCTTCATGACCAAGCGCCAGAGCAAGGAGTTCGAGGAGACCAAGGAATCCAACTTTGCGGTGTCGGTCGACGGCATTGGCCGTTTCCGCCTGAACGTCTACTACCAGCGCGGCGAAGTGTCGGTGGCCATACGCCAGATCAAATCGACCATTCCGTCGTTTGACGAACTGGGCTTGCCGCAGCAGGCGCGCGAGCTTTCCTTGCTCAGGCGAGGGCTGGTGCTGATGGTGGGGGCAGCCGGGACCGGGAAAAGCACAACCATGGCTGCGATGGTCGATTACCGTGCCAAGCACATGGATGGGCATATCCTGACCATCGAGGACCCGATCGAATATTGTTTCGCGCATGGCAGGTCGGTGGTCGAGCAGCGCGAGGTCGGGCTGGACACGCTGTCGTTCGGGGATGCCCTGCGCAACGCGATGCGCGAGGCACCGGACGTCATCGTCATCGGCGAGATCCGAGATCGGGAGACCGCGCAGCATGCGATCATGTACGCGGAAGCCGGCGTGCTGTGCATCTCCACCATGCACTCCAACAACGCGAATCAGGCGATTGAGCGCATTATCAATTATTTCCCCGAAGATATCCGTCGTCAGGTCTTGCTCGATTTGTCTCTCAATCTGAAGGGTGTGATTGCACAGCGCTTGTTGCCCGGCACCAACGGCAAGCAGGCGCTGGCAACGGGGGTGCTTCTGCAGTCGGCTTATGTTTCCGAACTGATCCAGAACGGCAAGGTTGACGTATTGAAAGAGGCGATGAAGAAAGGCATCGAAGAAGGCATGCAGGTTTTCGACGAAAGCCTCTTCAAGCTTTATAAAGGTGGGCGGATCAGCTATGAAGATGCGTTGCGCAACGCGGATTCGCGCACCGATCTGGCGCTGCGCATCAAGCTGTCCTGA
- a CDS encoding FAD:protein FMN transferase — protein MPVILSRRRFITFAAAAAGLPLLLHTVGAQARLARWEGTALGAPASIQLYHNDKAQAQTAISTALDELKRLEAIFSVYRADSAISALNRDGVLDNAPPDFVAMLTRALSLAKISEGVYDPTVQPLWQTYFRHFTAANPDPSGPAQHDIAAALARVDWRAVEVDAENRKVRFARPGMGLTLNSGAQGYITDCVANVLRAQGFANMLVDMGEPRALSTKPDGSAWRIGIANPADPTRTVATLEVVDKCVSTSGGYGTLFDPAGTFTHLIDTRTGRTAPALLGVSVVANSGSIADGLSTAMLMAPVERRQAILRAAGGIKAIYVSPEGVVSTVEA, from the coding sequence ATGCCTGTCATCTTGTCGCGCCGTCGCTTCATCACCTTCGCCGCCGCTGCCGCCGGCCTGCCGCTATTGCTCCATACGGTGGGCGCCCAGGCCAGGCTGGCGCGCTGGGAGGGCACGGCACTGGGCGCCCCGGCTTCCATCCAGCTTTACCATAACGATAAAGCGCAGGCGCAAACCGCCATCTCCACCGCACTGGACGAACTCAAGCGCCTGGAGGCGATCTTCAGCGTCTACCGCGCGGACAGCGCCATCTCCGCGCTCAATCGCGATGGCGTGCTGGACAACGCGCCGCCCGACTTCGTCGCCATGCTGACGCGCGCCCTGTCACTGGCGAAAATCAGCGAAGGCGTCTACGACCCCACCGTGCAACCGCTGTGGCAAACCTATTTCCGCCACTTCACCGCGGCCAACCCCGACCCGTCCGGCCCGGCGCAGCACGATATCGCCGCCGCCCTCGCCCGCGTCGACTGGCGCGCGGTGGAAGTTGACGCTGAAAACAGAAAAGTCCGCTTCGCCCGCCCCGGCATGGGCCTGACGCTCAACAGCGGCGCCCAGGGCTATATCACCGACTGTGTCGCCAACGTGCTGCGCGCCCAAGGTTTCGCCAACATGCTGGTAGACATGGGCGAGCCGCGCGCGCTCTCGACTAAGCCCGACGGCTCCGCCTGGCGCATCGGCATCGCCAACCCCGCCGATCCGACCCGCACGGTCGCCACGCTGGAAGTGGTGGACAAATGCGTGTCCACCTCGGGTGGCTACGGCACACTGTTCGACCCCGCCGGCACCTTCACCCACCTGATCGACACCCGCACCGGCCGCACTGCGCCGGCGCTGCTGGGGGTATCGGTGGTGGCCAATAGCGGCAGCATCGCCGACGGGCTGTCCACCGCCATGCTGATGGCCCCGGTCGAGCGCCGCCAGGCCATCCTCCGTGCCGCCGGCGGCATCAAGGCCATTTACGTGAGCCCCGAGGGCGTGGTCTCCACGGTGGAAGCCTGA
- a CDS encoding SoxR reducing system RseC family protein → MNVPTDDNLDFSAPAMVEGFATVVAVDGGMAWLEPEQTGSCGSCASSSACGAKGIGTAASRLEARRFQLDNHAGLAVGERVVVGIREHALVKASLTAYAIPLAAMLGAGALAQWAADSDGITMAAMVAGLLIGLGLARLSASRLSSRGDLAPRFLRRANVGVVCKIS, encoded by the coding sequence GTGAACGTGCCGACCGACGACAACCTGGACTTCAGCGCGCCCGCCATGGTGGAAGGCTTTGCCACCGTGGTGGCGGTGGACGGCGGCATGGCCTGGCTCGAACCCGAGCAGACCGGCAGTTGCGGCAGCTGCGCTTCCTCCTCGGCCTGCGGTGCCAAGGGCATCGGCACCGCGGCCAGCCGACTCGAAGCGCGCCGCTTCCAACTCGACAACCACGCCGGCCTGGCCGTCGGCGAGCGCGTAGTGGTCGGCATCCGCGAGCATGCGCTGGTCAAGGCTTCGCTCACCGCCTACGCCATTCCGCTCGCTGCCATGCTGGGCGCCGGCGCACTGGCGCAATGGGCCGCCGACAGCGACGGCATCACCATGGCGGCCATGGTCGCCGGGCTGCTGATCGGCCTCGGCCTCGCGCGCCTGAGCGCCAGTCGCCTGTCTTCCCGGGGCGATCTCGCCCCCCGCTTCCTGCGCCGCGCCAATGTGGGCGTGGTGTGTAAAATCAGTTAA
- the rsxA gene encoding electron transport complex subunit RsxA has protein sequence MKEYVLLMVSAALVNNVILARFLGLCSFMGVTTRIDTAVGMGMATTFVITVSSMADWAVETYLLQPFGLGYLRTVTFILVIAAAVQFTEMTVKKVSPALFQMLGIYLPLITTNCAVLGVALLLVAGKMTFIGSTLFAFASSVGYTLVMVIFAGLRERLALAEVPRLFAGPPIGFIVASLLALAFMGFSGMSTS, from the coding sequence ATGAAAGAATACGTACTTCTGATGGTGAGCGCGGCGCTGGTCAACAACGTCATCCTGGCCCGCTTCCTCGGCCTGTGCTCGTTCATGGGCGTGACCACGCGCATCGATACCGCGGTCGGCATGGGCATGGCGACCACCTTCGTGATCACCGTCTCGTCGATGGCCGACTGGGCGGTCGAAACCTACCTGCTCCAGCCTTTCGGCCTGGGCTATTTGCGCACCGTGACCTTCATCCTGGTGATCGCCGCTGCCGTGCAGTTCACCGAGATGACGGTAAAGAAAGTGTCGCCGGCCCTGTTCCAGATGCTGGGTATCTATCTGCCGCTCATCACCACCAACTGCGCCGTGCTGGGCGTGGCCCTGCTGCTGGTCGCGGGCAAGATGACGTTCATCGGCAGTACCTTGTTCGCCTTCGCCTCATCCGTCGGCTACACCCTGGTGATGGTGATTTTCGCCGGGCTGCGCGAGCGCTTGGCGCTGGCCGAAGTGCCGCGCCTGTTCGCCGGCCCGCCGATCGGTTTTATCGTCGCCAGCCTGCTGGCGCTGGCGTTCATGGGTTTTTCCGGCATGAGTACGAGCTGA